In Halobacillus amylolyticus, the following proteins share a genomic window:
- a CDS encoding DUF2252 family protein: MKENIRNEIIETKKLLRKQVLATILQQFDGKLMGLSQDNRKQKYEKMRENPYSFFRGSAYLFYYDVTDLPFTFHTPEDQPTWLLGDLHFDNISAFQNEQHDIVFDVDDFDEGYFGSYLYDVMRMVVSIRLMSSQHGYNEEDSDAFVERFLDHYIKQLEDFQSGTNDPVQLQFTKTNTNESIKSILVDLEQRQAELNLDSSVNNYDSIQLLMEDDHLISLSTQEKNEFTSVWEDYIDSVTASKKKKRNYYSVKDVMKKAGAGIGSTGLERYYILIEGEHGENIILEAKEARAPIPAYFFPYDEKFWYDHKHQGRRVVHTQQSMHHQADPYLGYFTLQGHDFYVRERSSLTGELKAQDLQDPKSMLETIKTMARITAKIHARADADIENGLMDYHSEEAILKAIQPNQKEFIQQLNLWSKHYQRVVEEDFLLFNEWLDGNSDFYGEK; encoded by the coding sequence ATGAAAGAGAATATTAGGAATGAGATTATAGAAACGAAGAAGCTTTTGAGAAAACAGGTACTTGCTACAATCCTCCAGCAATTTGATGGCAAGCTTATGGGCTTATCACAAGATAATAGGAAGCAGAAGTATGAGAAGATGAGAGAGAATCCGTACAGCTTTTTCAGAGGAAGTGCGTATTTGTTCTACTATGACGTAACAGATCTTCCGTTTACTTTCCATACACCTGAAGATCAGCCTACATGGTTGCTCGGGGATTTGCATTTTGATAATATTAGTGCTTTCCAAAATGAGCAGCACGATATTGTGTTTGATGTCGACGATTTTGATGAAGGATACTTTGGTTCTTATTTGTATGATGTGATGCGTATGGTCGTAAGTATTCGTTTAATGAGTAGTCAACATGGCTATAATGAAGAGGACTCTGATGCATTTGTCGAACGTTTTTTAGATCATTACATTAAGCAGCTCGAAGACTTTCAATCAGGAACGAATGACCCCGTTCAACTCCAATTTACCAAGACTAACACGAATGAGTCGATTAAGAGTATTCTTGTTGATCTTGAACAACGCCAGGCGGAACTTAATCTTGATTCATCCGTTAACAATTATGATTCGATCCAATTGCTTATGGAAGATGATCATTTGATTTCGCTTTCAACTCAAGAAAAAAATGAATTCACTAGTGTTTGGGAGGATTACATTGATTCCGTCACAGCCTCTAAAAAGAAAAAAAGAAATTACTATTCAGTTAAGGATGTCATGAAAAAAGCAGGAGCGGGGATCGGATCAACAGGGTTAGAAAGATACTATATCTTAATTGAAGGGGAACATGGGGAGAACATCATTTTAGAAGCTAAAGAAGCAAGAGCACCGATACCGGCTTACTTCTTCCCATACGATGAAAAATTCTGGTATGACCATAAGCATCAGGGACGAAGGGTTGTCCATACTCAGCAATCGATGCATCACCAGGCTGATCCTTATTTGGGTTACTTTACGCTTCAGGGACATGACTTTTACGTCAGAGAGCGGTCCTCCTTAACAGGCGAACTGAAAGCTCAGGATTTACAAGACCCCAAGTCTATGCTGGAAACGATCAAAACGATGGCTAGAATTACTGCTAAAATCCATGCTCGTGCAGATGCCGATATCGAAAACGGCCTGATGGATTACCATAGTGAAGAAGCTATTCTAAAGGCGATTCAGCCAAATCAGAAAGAATTCATTCAGCAGCTCAATTTATGGTCGAAGCATTATCAGCGAGTAGTGGAAGAGGATTTTCTTCTGTTTAATGAATGGTTAGATGGAAATAGTGATTTTTACGGTGAAAAGTAA
- a CDS encoding ABC-F family ATP-binding cassette domain-containing protein: MLNVTNVSLRFGDQKLFEDVNIKFTPGNCYGLIGANGAGKSTFLKILSGELEPQTGDVSLKNDQRLAVLKQNHFEYDEYKVLETVIMGHTRLYEVMQEKDAIYMKGDFTEEDGMRAAELEGEFAEMNGWEADSEAARLLTGLGIKENLHDKQMTELAGSEKVKVLLAQALFGNPDVLLLDEPTNHLDIKAIQWLEDFLIDFENTVIVVSHDRHFLNNVCTHIADLDFGKIQIYVGNYDFWYESSQLAQKMAEEQNKKKEEKIKDLKEFVARFSANASKSKQATSRKKLLEKITLDDIQPSSRKYPYIAFKADREIGNDLLTVENLTKTIDGVKVLNNVSFTMNKDDKVAFVGSNEVAKTTLFQILMGEVEPDEGTFKWGVTTSQSYFPKDNSKFFERSDINLVEWLRQYSPEDQTETFLRSFLGRMLFSGEEALKQSNVLSGGEKVRCMLSKMMLSGSNVLLLDEPTNHLDLESITSLNKGLINFKGSILFASHDHEFIQTIANRIIELTPQGIVDKEMSYDEYLQDPSVQKQVAALSE; encoded by the coding sequence ATGCTAAATGTAACTAACGTTAGTCTTCGTTTCGGCGATCAGAAACTATTCGAGGACGTCAATATAAAATTCACACCCGGAAATTGCTACGGTTTAATCGGTGCAAATGGAGCAGGAAAATCAACATTTTTAAAGATATTGAGCGGGGAATTAGAACCGCAGACCGGGGACGTTTCCTTAAAAAATGACCAGCGGCTGGCAGTACTTAAACAAAACCACTTCGAGTATGACGAATACAAAGTGCTTGAGACAGTTATTATGGGCCATACAAGACTTTATGAAGTCATGCAGGAAAAAGATGCCATCTATATGAAGGGCGATTTTACAGAAGAGGATGGAATGAGAGCAGCTGAACTTGAGGGTGAATTTGCTGAGATGAATGGCTGGGAAGCGGATTCTGAAGCAGCTCGCCTGTTAACGGGGCTCGGAATTAAAGAGAATTTGCACGACAAGCAAATGACGGAATTAGCTGGTTCTGAAAAGGTTAAAGTCTTGCTGGCCCAAGCACTTTTTGGCAACCCAGATGTCCTTCTTCTAGATGAGCCGACAAACCATTTGGATATAAAAGCGATTCAATGGCTTGAAGACTTCTTGATTGATTTTGAAAATACTGTGATCGTTGTTTCCCACGACCGTCACTTCTTAAATAATGTTTGTACCCACATTGCTGACTTAGATTTTGGAAAAATTCAAATCTATGTAGGGAATTATGACTTCTGGTATGAGTCCAGTCAGCTTGCCCAAAAAATGGCCGAAGAGCAGAATAAGAAAAAAGAAGAAAAAATTAAGGATTTAAAAGAATTCGTAGCCCGCTTTAGCGCGAATGCTTCCAAGTCGAAGCAAGCAACCTCGAGGAAGAAACTGCTTGAAAAAATTACTTTAGATGATATCCAACCTTCTTCAAGAAAATATCCTTATATTGCGTTTAAAGCAGACAGAGAGATTGGAAATGATTTGCTGACTGTTGAGAACCTAACAAAAACGATTGACGGTGTTAAAGTATTAAATAATGTAAGTTTTACAATGAATAAAGACGATAAGGTAGCTTTTGTAGGAAGTAATGAGGTGGCCAAAACGACGCTTTTCCAAATCCTTATGGGTGAAGTCGAACCAGACGAAGGAACATTTAAGTGGGGAGTGACGACATCACAGAGCTACTTTCCAAAAGATAACTCTAAATTCTTTGAGCGTTCTGACATAAACTTAGTGGAGTGGCTGCGTCAATATTCACCTGAAGATCAAACGGAAACATTCCTTAGAAGCTTCTTAGGCCGGATGTTATTTTCAGGAGAAGAAGCATTGAAACAATCGAATGTGCTCTCAGGGGGAGAGAAGGTTCGTTGCATGCTTTCTAAAATGATGTTGTCAGGATCCAATGTTCTTTTGCTTGATGAACCAACAAACCACTTGGATCTCGAGTCGATTACATCATTAAACAAAGGACTGATTAACTTTAAGGGATCCATCTTATTTGCTTCCCACGACCATGAGTTCATCCAAACGATTGCCAATCGGATCATTGAGCTTACACCTCAAGGTATTGTTGACAAAGAGATGAGCTATGATGAATATTTACAAGATCCATCTGTTCAAAAACAAGTAGCTGCTTTATCAGAATAA
- a CDS encoding 3D domain-containing protein, producing the protein MKKTVFSLAATAALTGAFATSVSAEEYTVNKGDTLWGISNNNNVTVDQLKAWNNLNSNLIYPNQKLTVTGEASASAETSTTYTVKSGDTLSGISQQYNISVDQLMAWNNLSSTLIHPGDEFALKAQAASAPAKAPEKVEKEEAPAPAPAPEPEKQEAPAPEPVSAEPEQSSEQSTSNDVVKEITAEATAYTANCTGCSGVTATGIDLNANPNQKVIAVDPDVIPLGSKVYVEGYGVAIAGDTGGAIDGNRVDLYMPNRQDALNFGRQSVTVQVLSQ; encoded by the coding sequence ATGAAAAAAACAGTTTTTTCTCTAGCTGCTACCGCTGCATTGACAGGAGCATTCGCAACATCTGTTAGTGCTGAAGAATATACAGTCAATAAAGGTGATACTCTTTGGGGTATTTCAAACAATAATAATGTAACGGTTGATCAACTAAAAGCTTGGAATAATTTAAATTCAAATTTAATTTACCCTAATCAAAAACTTACTGTAACAGGTGAAGCCTCAGCTTCAGCAGAAACAAGCACGACATACACAGTAAAATCTGGTGACACATTATCTGGTATTTCTCAACAATATAACATATCAGTCGATCAGTTGATGGCTTGGAACAACCTTTCTTCTACACTGATTCACCCTGGCGATGAATTTGCATTGAAAGCTCAAGCGGCTTCTGCACCTGCCAAAGCTCCAGAGAAGGTAGAAAAAGAAGAGGCACCGGCGCCTGCTCCGGCACCTGAACCTGAAAAACAAGAGGCCCCAGCTCCAGAGCCAGTAAGTGCTGAGCCAGAACAATCTAGTGAACAGTCAACTAGTAATGATGTTGTAAAAGAGATCACTGCTGAAGCAACAGCTTACACTGCTAACTGCACAGGATGCAGTGGTGTAACGGCAACAGGTATTGATTTAAATGCAAACCCTAACCAAAAAGTAATTGCAGTAGATCCAGATGTTATCCCATTAGGTTCTAAAGTATATGTTGAAGGTTATGGCGTAGCTATTGCTGGTGATACTGGCGGAGCAATTGACGGAAATCGCGTTGATCTATATATGCCAAACCGTCAGGATGCTTTAAACTTCGGTAGACAAAGTGTTACTGTACAGGTGTTAAGTCAATAA
- a CDS encoding P-loop NTPase family protein (In Listeria monocytogenes this protein binds a specific sites on DNA, influencing the topology and transcription; regulates flaA, proU and ompC; is osmoregulated), producing MKRVVVIGSAGSGKSTLAKQIGQAYQYEVIHMDRLFWKPGWQESTQEELGEKQAPYLQKNEWVIEGNYSGVWKERLELADTIIFLDINRYVCLYSALKRWLKNIGKTREDIGPGCPERMELAFLKYIWDYPKTKRNKAITAIEQHCQHAQILIFPHRKAVNSFIKKVNTLS from the coding sequence ATGAAAAGGGTTGTTGTCATTGGTTCAGCTGGTTCGGGAAAGTCGACATTAGCCAAACAAATAGGACAAGCCTATCAGTACGAAGTTATACATATGGATCGATTATTCTGGAAACCTGGCTGGCAGGAATCCACTCAAGAAGAGTTAGGAGAGAAGCAGGCTCCTTATTTACAAAAAAACGAATGGGTTATCGAGGGAAACTACAGTGGGGTTTGGAAGGAAAGGTTAGAACTGGCCGATACCATTATTTTTCTGGATATAAATCGATATGTTTGTCTGTATAGTGCACTTAAAAGATGGTTGAAAAATATCGGTAAAACAAGAGAAGATATTGGCCCGGGTTGCCCGGAACGAATGGAGTTGGCTTTTCTCAAATACATATGGGATTATCCTAAAACAAAAAGAAACAAGGCAATAACAGCTATTGAGCAGCATTGCCAACACGCACAAATCTTGATTTTCCCTCATCGAAAAGCGGTGAACTCATTTATTAAAAAAGTAAACACTCTCTCTTAA
- a CDS encoding PadR family transcriptional regulator has product MSHKNNPKRFALNMSAAQFTKFYIMHLLQVRQPMISEHFKEEFHKLTNNWIPAPSTLLDTLHDMTEEGLLNRKDGYKSYEKKRQKVYWYSLTDQGKEEFDVLKKRYKILFEEQLNILNQIMKDVYR; this is encoded by the coding sequence TTGTCTCATAAAAACAATCCAAAAAGATTTGCTTTGAATATGAGTGCCGCACAGTTCACTAAATTTTATATTATGCATTTGTTACAAGTTCGTCAACCAATGATAAGTGAGCATTTCAAGGAAGAGTTCCACAAGCTGACAAACAATTGGATCCCGGCGCCATCTACATTACTGGATACACTGCATGACATGACAGAAGAGGGATTGCTTAATCGTAAAGATGGTTATAAATCATATGAAAAGAAACGACAAAAGGTCTACTGGTATTCTTTAACAGACCAAGGTAAAGAAGAATTTGATGTGCTTAAAAAGAGATACAAAATTTTATTTGAAGAGCAGCTTAATATACTAAATCAAATTATGAAAGACGTGTATCGTTAA
- a CDS encoding LLM class flavin-dependent oxidoreductase → MKLSVLDQSPISKGQTAEQALQQTIELAQWTESLGFKRYWVAEHHNTNGLAGSSPEVLISHIASRTSRIRIGSGGVLLPQYSPLKVAESFKVLQALFPGRIDLGLGRSPGGGKKTRAALTDGTDKPLSSFSRQVKELQGFLHGTIPKEHAYYGVSAKPHTSDNPDVWVLGLSERGARHAAINGTGFTFGHFINPDHAAETLKTYREKFKPTAGLKKPEVNACVFVVCADTSERAEELALSQDMWLLQVEKGLETRVPSISEVKGHTFTVKELEKIKRNRKRAIVGTPETVYRKLKQLSEAYQTDEFLLITNIFDFEAKKHSYKLLADYIANTLN, encoded by the coding sequence ATGAAGCTTAGCGTGTTAGATCAAAGCCCTATATCAAAAGGACAAACGGCAGAACAAGCATTACAGCAAACGATCGAATTGGCTCAATGGACAGAATCACTGGGCTTTAAACGATATTGGGTAGCTGAGCATCACAATACGAACGGTTTAGCCGGCAGTTCACCAGAAGTATTAATATCGCATATTGCCTCAAGAACTTCAAGAATACGCATTGGTTCAGGCGGTGTACTTCTACCTCAATATAGTCCACTAAAGGTAGCAGAATCGTTCAAAGTCTTACAAGCTCTTTTCCCTGGGCGAATTGATTTAGGCTTGGGACGTTCCCCTGGTGGAGGTAAAAAAACGAGGGCAGCTCTGACAGATGGAACCGATAAACCACTAAGTTCTTTTTCAAGACAAGTGAAAGAGTTACAGGGATTCTTACATGGAACTATTCCAAAGGAGCATGCTTACTATGGAGTGTCTGCCAAGCCCCATACTTCGGATAACCCGGATGTTTGGGTGTTAGGTCTTTCTGAACGCGGGGCAAGACATGCTGCTATCAATGGTACAGGCTTCACCTTTGGCCATTTCATTAATCCCGACCATGCAGCAGAAACATTGAAGACTTATCGTGAAAAGTTTAAGCCAACTGCAGGGTTGAAGAAGCCCGAAGTAAATGCCTGTGTATTCGTTGTTTGTGCTGACACCTCAGAGAGAGCGGAAGAACTTGCCTTAAGTCAGGATATGTGGCTATTGCAAGTAGAGAAAGGTTTAGAAACGAGAGTTCCCTCCATTAGTGAAGTGAAGGGGCATACATTTACAGTGAAGGAGCTAGAGAAAATTAAACGTAATCGCAAAAGAGCGATCGTTGGTACACCCGAAACGGTCTATAGAAAACTAAAGCAATTAAGTGAAGCATACCAAACGGATGAATTTCTTCTCATCACCAATATTTTTGATTTTGAAGCAAAAAAACATTCCTATAAGTTGCTGGCAGATTATATTGCAAACACTTTAAATTAA
- a CDS encoding CvfB family protein, translating to MNQTKIGTIQSMDVIKRTAEGFLLSDGQDEILLPHEQVDGEIEEIGEHVTVFLYNDRKKNPVATMFLPEVRLDAYGWAEVAEVVKNLGVFVNIGVDKAFLVSKDHLPLLKEVWPKEGDWLFVSLEKDKKGRVFAEPISEGEVLEDLEKAPENLLNETIVGRIYRSTKAGSFILTEEGYRGFIHPYERKTEPRLGETIEGRIIDVKEDGTLNISLRPLKQHSMDPDADQIYNYLVDHDGVMPFTDKSDPNEIRDTFKISKSAFKRAIGKLMKEDKVIQKQNQTVMKHND from the coding sequence ATGAATCAAACTAAAATAGGCACGATTCAGTCAATGGATGTAATAAAAAGAACAGCAGAAGGTTTTCTTTTATCAGATGGACAAGATGAAATTCTTCTCCCACATGAGCAAGTTGATGGTGAGATCGAGGAAATTGGTGAGCATGTCACCGTATTTCTTTATAATGATCGCAAGAAAAATCCAGTAGCGACTATGTTTCTGCCAGAAGTTCGTTTAGATGCTTATGGCTGGGCGGAAGTTGCGGAAGTCGTGAAAAATTTAGGTGTTTTTGTGAATATCGGGGTTGACAAAGCTTTCCTTGTTTCAAAAGATCATCTTCCACTACTTAAAGAGGTCTGGCCGAAAGAAGGTGACTGGTTATTTGTCAGCTTGGAAAAAGATAAAAAAGGAAGAGTGTTTGCAGAGCCGATTTCAGAGGGAGAAGTTTTGGAGGATCTTGAAAAGGCTCCAGAAAACCTGCTGAATGAGACCATTGTCGGGCGAATTTACAGATCTACAAAAGCAGGATCATTTATCTTAACGGAAGAAGGCTACCGTGGCTTTATTCATCCTTATGAACGGAAAACTGAGCCAAGATTAGGTGAAACTATAGAAGGTCGTATTATAGATGTGAAAGAGGATGGCACGCTAAACATCTCACTTCGCCCCTTAAAGCAGCATAGCATGGACCCAGATGCTGACCAGATTTACAATTATTTAGTTGACCATGATGGGGTTATGCCATTTACAGATAAAAGTGATCCAAATGAAATAAGGGATACATTTAAAATTAGTAAATCTGCGTTTAAGCGAGCTATAGGGAAACTTATGAAGGAAGATAAAGTTATACAAAAGCAGAATCAGACAGTAATGAAGCACAATGACTAA
- a CDS encoding MarR family winged helix-turn-helix transcriptional regulator, with protein MEQHNNTDHDSSLKSFIVLSRAYHAVEEKIREDIRTYGLNPTEFAVLELLYHKGEQPIQQIGKKILLASGSITYVVDKLEGKKLLQRVRCPKDRRVIYADITNGGEKLMDEIFPKHQATIQDIFGELSKNEQKTLIILLKRLGLSLKYS; from the coding sequence ATGGAGCAGCATAATAATACTGATCATGATTCATCATTAAAATCGTTTATCGTGTTATCTCGTGCGTACCACGCTGTTGAAGAGAAGATCAGGGAAGACATTCGAACGTATGGGCTGAATCCGACTGAATTCGCAGTATTGGAACTGCTCTACCATAAAGGTGAGCAACCCATTCAACAAATTGGCAAGAAAATCTTGCTTGCTAGTGGAAGCATTACGTATGTTGTTGATAAATTAGAAGGAAAGAAACTGTTGCAACGGGTGAGATGTCCTAAAGACCGACGGGTGATCTATGCTGATATCACGAATGGAGGGGAGAAATTAATGGATGAGATCTTCCCAAAACATCAGGCAACCATTCAAGATATTTTCGGTGAATTGAGTAAAAATGAACAAAAAACATTGATTATCTTGCTAAAAAGATTGGGTCTTTCGTTAAAGTATTCGTAA
- a CDS encoding ring-cleaving dioxygenase — translation MKKTTAGIHHITAIVGNPQENVDFYADVLGLRLVKKTVNFDDPGTYHLYFGNEGGQPGTIITFFPWDGAQKGRIGSGQVGTTTFVAPEESLNFWEKRLANFSVKVSKETRFNEEFIQFKDPHGLHLEIVARKEGANSKWDKNSISPDKAIKGFGGAVLNTATPYKTANLLEHVMGMEKVGQEAEYLRFQSYGNLGNILDINLAASPRGIMGVGTVHHIAFRASDFNDHKEWQTHLDEIGFYPTDVKDRDYFEAIYFREQGGLLFEIATDPPGFTRDESFTELGEELKLPKWLESKRSQIEDLLTPFEN, via the coding sequence ATGAAAAAAACAACTGCTGGTATCCACCATATTACTGCTATCGTAGGCAATCCACAGGAAAACGTGGATTTTTATGCTGATGTTCTTGGTTTAAGACTAGTTAAGAAAACAGTAAATTTTGACGACCCGGGTACTTACCATTTGTATTTTGGTAACGAAGGAGGTCAGCCGGGAACGATTATCACCTTCTTTCCCTGGGACGGCGCCCAAAAAGGACGTATTGGATCTGGTCAAGTTGGTACTACTACATTCGTTGCTCCAGAGGAATCTCTTAATTTCTGGGAAAAACGACTAGCAAACTTTAGTGTAAAGGTTAGCAAAGAAACCCGTTTTAATGAAGAGTTCATCCAATTTAAAGATCCCCACGGTCTCCACCTGGAAATTGTCGCTCGGAAGGAAGGGGCAAATAGTAAGTGGGATAAAAACAGCATATCCCCAGATAAAGCCATTAAAGGCTTCGGAGGGGCCGTATTAAATACAGCTACACCATATAAGACAGCTAATTTGCTTGAACACGTCATGGGGATGGAAAAGGTTGGCCAAGAAGCTGAATATCTTCGGTTTCAATCCTATGGTAACTTAGGAAATATCCTGGATATAAATTTGGCAGCGAGTCCAAGGGGAATAATGGGAGTAGGCACTGTTCATCACATTGCCTTTCGTGCCAGCGACTTTAACGATCATAAGGAGTGGCAAACGCACCTAGATGAAATTGGATTCTACCCAACGGATGTAAAGGACCGTGATTACTTTGAAGCTATCTACTTCCGTGAACAGGGTGGATTGTTGTTTGAAATTGCCACAGATCCTCCAGGGTTTACTCGCGATGAGTCCTTTACCGAGTTAGGTGAAGAGCTAAAACTTCCCAAATGGCTCGAATCGAAACGATCACAAATTGAAGATCTTCTTACCCCATTCGAAAATTAA
- a CDS encoding alpha/beta hydrolase, translated as MKHIFHKGTDERKPTLLLLHGTGGTETDLLPVAGMIDESAAILGVRGNVSENGMPRFFKRLAEGVFDEEDLITQTKGLEEFLGNAAKDHGFDSSNIVAIGYSNGANIAGSLLFHYSDALKGAILLHPMVPRRGITLPDLSGIPVFIGAGTNDPICKPEQTEELAEMLQKAGANVEVHWENNGHQLTRDEIEKAAQWYAHTVK; from the coding sequence ATGAAACACATTTTTCATAAGGGAACAGACGAAAGGAAGCCAACATTGCTTCTTTTACATGGTACGGGAGGAACGGAAACAGATTTATTGCCTGTCGCAGGTATGATTGATGAATCTGCGGCTATTCTAGGCGTACGTGGTAATGTAAGCGAAAATGGCATGCCGCGGTTTTTCAAACGTTTGGCTGAAGGGGTTTTTGATGAAGAAGACCTTATCACACAAACGAAAGGTCTGGAAGAATTTCTAGGGAATGCAGCAAAAGATCATGGATTTGACAGTAGTAATATTGTCGCTATTGGGTATTCCAATGGTGCGAATATTGCCGGCAGTCTTTTGTTCCATTATTCAGATGCATTAAAAGGTGCTATCTTACTTCATCCGATGGTTCCACGAAGAGGTATTACACTGCCTGACTTATCCGGTATTCCTGTGTTTATTGGGGCAGGGACAAATGATCCAATCTGTAAGCCGGAGCAAACCGAAGAACTAGCTGAAATGCTTCAGAAAGCTGGAGCAAATGTAGAAGTCCATTGGGAGAATAACGGGCATCAATTGACTCGTGATGAAATTGAAAAAGCCGCACAATGGTATGCGCATACGGTCAAGTAG
- the wrbA gene encoding NAD(P)H:quinone oxidoreductase has protein sequence MENVKLAVIYYSSTGTNYKMAKWAEDGAKQAGAEVKLVKVPELAPQAAIEQNPAWKAHIDATKDVPEVALDDLEWADAYIFSMPTRFGNLPAQMKQFLDTTGGLWFNGKLINKVVSGMSSANNPHGGQETTIQNLYTTMMHWGAIIAAPGYSDPVTFSAGGNPYGTSVTVDQEGNMQEDVQEAVKHQAKRTATVASWVKQGQQQ, from the coding sequence ATGGAAAACGTTAAATTAGCAGTGATTTATTACAGTTCAACAGGTACAAACTACAAAATGGCAAAATGGGCAGAGGATGGAGCGAAGCAAGCAGGTGCTGAAGTGAAATTGGTTAAAGTCCCAGAGCTTGCCCCACAGGCAGCAATTGAACAAAACCCGGCTTGGAAAGCTCATATTGATGCAACAAAAGATGTACCTGAAGTCGCTTTAGATGATCTTGAGTGGGCAGACGCTTATATTTTCAGCATGCCAACTCGTTTTGGTAACTTGCCGGCACAAATGAAGCAATTTCTTGATACAACCGGAGGGCTTTGGTTTAATGGGAAACTGATTAACAAAGTAGTTAGTGGAATGTCTTCAGCGAATAACCCGCACGGCGGTCAGGAAACAACTATCCAAAATCTCTATACAACGATGATGCACTGGGGTGCGATCATCGCCGCTCCAGGGTATTCAGATCCTGTAACATTCTCTGCAGGCGGTAACCCTTATGGCACAAGTGTTACCGTTGATCAGGAGGGAAATATGCAGGAAGATGTTCAAGAAGCTGTGAAACATCAAGCCAAACGTACTGCCACTGTTGCTTCTTGGGTGAAGCAGGGCCAACAACAATAA
- a CDS encoding CBO0543 family protein, which produces MEKIIQIQKENAQLQKHHYFEEILFSYQWWILITITVTLWVLWAVLVDKKRLKSILIVGFITSQLAIILDDIGVSLALWTYPYKVIYFTSRLNTVDITIIPVTYMLLYQYFRSWKSYLIVLALFCLFAAFVAEPIFVKLSMYKLLSWWEFWHSSPGYMLIGIFVKWLVDKLDRYTQKWKFF; this is translated from the coding sequence ATGGAAAAGATCATTCAAATCCAAAAAGAGAATGCTCAGTTACAAAAGCACCATTATTTTGAGGAGATTTTATTTTCTTATCAATGGTGGATTCTCATTACAATAACCGTTACTCTTTGGGTGTTATGGGCGGTCCTTGTAGATAAAAAACGATTAAAAAGCATATTAATTGTGGGATTTATTACGAGCCAGCTTGCCATTATTCTAGATGACATCGGCGTCTCCCTTGCACTTTGGACTTATCCATATAAAGTCATCTACTTTACAAGCCGATTAAATACGGTTGATATAACCATTATTCCAGTAACGTACATGCTTTTATATCAGTATTTTAGATCGTGGAAATCTTATTTAATAGTACTTGCCTTGTTTTGCCTATTTGCAGCTTTTGTCGCAGAACCAATTTTTGTTAAATTGAGTATGTATAAACTCCTAAGTTGGTGGGAATTCTGGCACTCTTCCCCTGGATATATGTTAATTGGGATATTTGTAAAATGGTTAGTTGATAAACTTGATAGGTACACGCAGAAATGGAAGTTCTTCTAG
- a CDS encoding nitroreductase family protein, translating to MDVLEAIKTRRSVGLVSEKPVPQDLLEQILEAGTWAPCHHRTEPWRYFVLTGDGRKPLGEALAKIAEKDMEDPSTENNQKKLAKRLRKPFRAPAVIVVAAEPTDDPKVLAKEEYGAVYSSIQNMLLAAHALGLGGFWRTGKPTYDPLMQDLFGLSKDGEVLGFLYIGFPEKDIPAGNRKHINDVTKWISTADGLKRN from the coding sequence ATGGATGTTTTAGAAGCAATTAAAACTAGAAGAAGTGTGGGACTTGTCTCGGAGAAACCTGTTCCACAAGATTTATTAGAGCAAATACTAGAAGCTGGTACATGGGCCCCTTGTCATCACAGAACCGAGCCTTGGCGCTACTTTGTGTTAACAGGAGATGGGAGAAAACCGCTCGGGGAAGCTCTTGCGAAGATTGCGGAAAAAGACATGGAGGATCCTTCAACGGAAAATAATCAGAAAAAACTTGCGAAGAGATTAAGAAAGCCATTTCGCGCACCTGCTGTGATTGTTGTAGCAGCAGAACCAACCGATGATCCAAAAGTTTTGGCTAAAGAAGAATATGGGGCTGTGTATTCATCGATTCAAAATATGCTTTTAGCAGCACACGCATTAGGTTTAGGTGGGTTTTGGAGAACCGGTAAACCTACCTATGATCCATTAATGCAAGACTTGTTTGGATTATCTAAAGATGGTGAAGTATTGGGTTTTCTTTATATTGGTTTCCCTGAAAAAGATATACCTGCGGGGAATAGAAAGCATATTAATGATGTGACAAAATGGATTTCAACTGCTGATGGATTAAAAAGAAACTAG